One Vicugna pacos chromosome 33, VicPac4, whole genome shotgun sequence genomic region harbors:
- the LOC102542719 gene encoding olfactory receptor 8B12-like yields MAADNTSSVTEFILAGLTNQPELRIPLFFLFLSFYVVTVVGNLGLITLIGLNSHLHIPMYFFLFNLSFIDFSYSTTLTPKMLMGFVSKKNIISYAGCMTQFFFFCFFVFSESYILSAMAYDRYVAICKPLVYMVTMSPQVCLLLLLGVYGMGVFGAVTHMGNIMFMTFCADNLVNHFMCDIIPLLELSCHSSHINLLVVFIVVTIGIGVPIVTIFISYGFILSSILRISSTEGRSKAFSTCSSHIIVVSLFFGSGAFMYLKPPSILPLDQGKVSSVFYTAVVPMLNPLIYSLRNKDVKVALKKTLSRRIFS; encoded by the coding sequence ATGGCTGCAGATAATACCTCATCTGTGACAGAGTTCATCCTCGCAGGCTTAACGAACCAGCCAGAACTCCGGATCCCCCTCTTCTTCCTGTTCCTAAGTTTTTACGTGGTGACTGTGGTGGGGAACCTGGGCTTGATAACCTTGATTGGACTGAATTCTCACCTTCATattcccatgtactttttcctcttCAACTTGTCCTTCATAGATTTTAGTTACTCCACTACCCTAACCCCTAAAATGCTGATGGGTTTTGTCTCAAAGAAGAACATCATTTCCTATGCAGGGTGTAtgactcagttttttttcttctgtttctttgtgttttctgaATCCTACATCCTGTCAGCAATGGCATATGATCGCTATGTTGCCATCTGTAAGCCACTGGTGTACATGGTCACCATGTCTCCTCAGGTGTGTTTACTCCTTTTGTTGGGTGTCTATGGGATGGGAGTATTTGGGGCTGTGACCCATATGGGAAACATAATGTTTATGACCTTTTGTGCTGATAACCTTGTCAATCACTTTATGTGTGACATCATTCCCCTCCTTGAGCTGTCCTGCCACAGCTCGCACATAAATTTGCTGGTGGTCTTTATTGTCGTGACCATTGGCATTGGGGTGCCCATCGTGACCATTTTTATCTCTTATGGTTTCATTCTTTCTAGCATTCTCCGTATTAGTTCTACTGAGGGCCGATCCAAAGCCTTTAGCACCTGCAGCTCCCACATAATTGTGGTATCTCTTTTCTTTGGGTCAGGAGCTTTCATGTACCTCAAACCACCTTCTATTTTACCCCTTGACCAGGGGAAAGTGTCGTCTGTATTCTATACTGCTGTGGTGCCCATGTTAAATCCATTAATCTATAGCCTGAGGAACAAGGATGTCAAAGTTGCTCTGAAGAAAACCTTGAGCAGAagaatcttctcctga